agtgactagtaaacGTGAAATGGGCTTccggagtccgattgggacgcaccttacctttccggaaagggaatcgcgccagaaatcaAACTCGTCGCTATGCCACGACCTAtgacctttttcgggctttcggggtcgtttagggcctcaaaactgcatttttctttttttcgacgttttggtttttctagttattttcgggttgtttttgtttttacccatgggctttagggtttcattgttagtcgccctagggtttattttcttataaataagcCGCCTTATGGCTGCAGAAAGGCatcttatcatcttttatcaataaaattgagattattctcttttatctctggtggactccataatcctttgcttaggtttattgctggtaaacctagttatcaatccgtctGCTGCgtcagtgtgtgtgtgtgaggagCAGAGTTTTAGACTCTCAGTTACTTGGAGCTTTGTTTAGAATAGCTATcatcttctatatatatatatatatatgtatttataatATGATCCATATTGGTTAACATTTAACACCCATCATTATCATTCTGGGGCAACAGTTCCGGGATGCCCCCTAATAAGCACAAAACTGGTGGAACGGTAATTGTCTGCATAGTTCCATAAGCACTCCAGCAAAGCGGGCTCGACACCAAGCGTCCTTTTGTAGCAGGGAGCAATTCCACTTCAGAGAGAGTGAGGTTTGTGCAAGGCATTGAGTCACTGCAAGCGAAATGCATAGGCGGGCTTCGCACATCATAAGTACCCCTTATGTTGGTGAACAAGATATTTGATATGTGAACTGCAGAGGTTTGGTTAGGGCAATGCTTGGTGAGGCAGTAATATTGGTCTAGCACAATGGGGTTTCGTACGGTGTCCATGTGAATGTTGTGGAATGTTATGCTCGACACAGATCCTGATCCCCCTTGCCATGTTTTGATCCGAACCCCATTGTCAGAGTGCTTGATGATCGAGTCTCTAACTGTGATATTCGAAACACATGCTCGGGAATTGCCAATTCCAAGACTGCCAATGCTGTACCAAGAAAGaggatttgggttgaatcaaaTTTTGATAATAACTGAACTCTTAGAAACCATCCGTACAAAGCTTTAAAGCAGTGGATGTACCTTTCCAATCCTATTTTaaccaagcaaaaaaaaaaaaaaagcagtggATGTACCTTATTCCATGACTTGGACCGCAAGTAATATTCCTAATTTCCATATTATAAGAACCAGTCCCAATTGATACACAATCATCACCTACATGAAAACCAAAGAGCAAGGTGAGCTTTGTGAAATGGAGAAGACAAGTCTAATAGATTGGAGGCTGCTGTGGAATAGTTAATCACCATTGGATACGAGTGAATTGTATATTTTCACATTATTTGTGTTCTGTATGTGAATTCCGTCTGTGTTGGGACTTAGAGCAGGTGAATTTATGGTAAGTGATTCTATGAAAACGTTTTGACAATTATCAAACTTGCAGTGAAACTGGGGGCTATTCTTGATTTTGAGTCCTTGCAGTTTCAGATTTGAGCACATGAAGAACCTTACAGCCTGCAACAGAAAATGAAGTCTCTAAACAACTTTTCAAATAGTAGTGCT
Above is a genomic segment from Rosa chinensis cultivar Old Blush chromosome 3, RchiOBHm-V2, whole genome shotgun sequence containing:
- the LOC112192681 gene encoding polygalacturonase At1g48100, translated to MLINFVLTQIFNFFFCFLFLPIHGRLHYTSSLSLSQISVPPSPAPTAAVIPSYNGSSALGTTVFNVRTFGAVGDGVTDDTKAFKMAWDSACQTEDSEVLVPKGHSFMLQSTIFTGPCKSGLKLQIDGTLVPPNGPDSWPKNISKRQWLVFYRINGMSMQGGGVIDGRGEKWWNLPCKPHKGINGTTMPGPCDSPAAVRFFMCSNLKLQGLKIKNSPQFHCKFDNCQNVFIESLTINSPALSPNTDGIHIQNTNNVKIYNSLVSNGDDCVSIGTGSYNMEIRNITCGPSHGISIGSLGIGNSRACVSNITVRDSIIKHSDNGVRIKTWQGGSGSVSSITFHNIHMDTVRNPIVLDQYYCLTKHCPNQTSAVHISNILFTNIRGTYDVRSPPMHFACSDSMPCTNLTLSEVELLPATKGRLVSSPLCWSAYGTMQTITVPPVLCLLGGIPELLPQNDNDGC